Genomic segment of Amphibacillus xylanus NBRC 15112:
GAATGGCTTTCATATTAACTATTATCGCTTAATTATTTTAATAAAAATCGCTTTACTGATCTCCATTAATAATACTGCACCAACTGCTAGACCTGAGGCAATTCCCCACTCAGCTAAACCGAATTCTGCAGGAATAGCAAAAATCTCACGCAATCCTGGTAGAACAGTTAAGCCGTAAAGTCCAAGACAGAAGATGACTGCAGCAAGTACGTACTTATTCGTCATAATCCCAACACCGAAAATCGTCTGCTGATTAGAACGAGCTGCAAATGTTTGTAATGTTCTTGATAAAATCAGAGTCGTAAATGCCATGGCAACACCCATCTCAACACTTGTTTCTAAACCAACTAAATGTGAAATGATTACGGCAATTCCGATAAATGATCCTCTAGTTATAACTGATCTTAACGTATCACCTGCAAAAATTCCTTCATCAATCGAACGTGGTTTACGATTCATTACATCTGGCTCTGACTTCTCCATTCCGAGAGCAATCGCCGGTAATGAGTCGTTTACCAAGTTAATGAATAAAAGCTGCAATGCGGTAAATGGATTCGGTAACCCTAATGCAACCGCAAATAAAATCGCAATAATCGCACCTAAGTTCCCACTAAATAAATACGCAATCGCCTTTTTAATGTTGTCAAATACTGTACGACCAACTTCAACTGCCTTCACAATTGAAACAAAATTATCATCAGTTAAAATCATCGCAGAAGCATCTTTACTTACATCCGTACCGCTTCCCATCGCAATCCCAATGTCCGCTTGCTTCAGTGCTGGCGCATCATTAACCCCATCACCTGTCATCGCAGAAATTTGATTCTTCGCCTGCCATGCCTTAACGATTCGAATTTTATTTTCAGGTGATACACGCGCATAAACTGAAATTGATTCTAGCTTCTCGTTAAGTTCAGCTTCACTCATCGCATCAAGCTCTTGACCTGTAACTGCGATATCCCCTTCATCCATTAAACCAATGTCACGGCCAATTGCTTCAGCTGTCGTCTTATGATCACCCGTAATCATAACAGTCTTAATGCCTGCAGCACGCGTCTCTTCAATCGCACTGTATACAGCCTCACGAGGCGGATCGATCATCGCTAATAATCCAACGAGTACAAGATCATGCTCATCATCAAAGCTTAACTGCTGTTTTTCGCTTGGGAATTTTTTATAACCAAAAGCTAAAACACGTAAAGCTTTCTTAGAAAATGCTTCGTTCTGCTCAATTAATTGATCACGCCAAGTCTGATCAAGCGGTAATTCCTTACCATTTACTAAAATCGACTTAGCTCGGCTGAACATTACATCAGGTCCACCCTTAGTTAACATCATTCTCTCGCCATCTAAATCGTGCAATGTTGACATTAACTTCCGATCAGAATCAAACGGAATTTCATTAAGTCGCACATATGTGTCACGAACTGACTGATATGGCTGACCATTTTTATTTGAAAAATTGATTAATGCAACTTCAGTCGGATCACCAACCTCAGCTCCACTTGCATCAATATAACTATCATTACAAAGTACAGCAATCTTAACTAATAAGCTTTCTGAATTTGACCACGTTGACGGATCATGATCAATATTTTGCTTGTCCTGTCCAGGCACAAAATAGTCAACAACGGTCATTTTGTTTTGTGTTAATGTCCCTGTTTTATCTGTACAGATTACACTTGTCGAGCCTAAAGTTTCTACAGCAGGTAACTTCCTAATAATCGCATGTTGCTTCGCCATCTTGTTTGTACCAACTGATAATACAATCGTCACAATCGACTGCAATGCTTCAGGAATCGCCGCAACGGCTACCGCTACTGCAAACATTAACGCTTGTAGCAACTCTGTCGTTAAATCGACTGACTCATCACCAAACCAGATTCGAGCAGCTTGAATAGCAAAAATACCAACAGATAAAATTAAAATCCAAATCCCAAGTTTTTTACTAAACGCATCTAATTTCTGTTGTAATGGTGTTAATTTTTGCTCGGCCGTATTGAGTAAATTCGCAATTTTACCGATTTCTGTTTTTGTACCTGTTTCAGTCACAACATAAGTTGCCCGACCATTTGTCACGAGTGCACTACTAAAGACTAAATTCACACGATCGCCTAACGCAACCTCGTCAGTAATCACAGCATCAGTCTTATCAACGACCTCTGACTCACCCGTTAGCATCCCCTCATTCACCTGAAGTGAACCACTCTCAATTACACGTCCATCCGCTGGAATATAATCACCCGCTTCAAGGAAAACAATATCGCCACGAACGAGCTCTCGAGCTGGTATCGTCTGCTTCTCACCATCACGAATGACCTTCGCAGCAGGAGCCGACATCTGTTTTAACGCATCTAGTGAACTCTCAGCCTTCTTCGTCTGGACGACACTAATTACAGCATTCATGATTAAAACAACAACAATAACAATTGTTTCAATATACTCACCTAATAGAAATTGAACGACTGCTGCAACAAGTAAGATAATTACCATTGCGTCTTTAAACGAGTCTAAAAATAACCCGAGGGTCGAACGCTTTTCTTCTTCCTCTAACTCGTTAAAGCCATCACGCTCTTGACGCGCCTTAACTTCTGCACTTGATAAACCTGACTGATCGACATCTAATTGCTTTAATACGTCTTCTTTTTCTAGTTGATAATAATTCATTTTTGCCACATCTCCTCATCTCTATCTTAGTTATGTCCAGCAATCAAAAATCCAATCGTATAATCGGTGATGATCTGAGTCTCTTAACAAAAAAAGACCCTTACCGATAAACTTCTGAACATAACATCAGAAAGTTATTGGTAAAGGTCTTGCTAGTAACGACATAACACGTTACCAATAATGCCGGAGATTATTCTCGTAATGACGACACTATTGCGGGAGCTACTCCCCTTATACTCTGCTATATAGTTTATTCGAACGAACTTAAAAAGTCAACTTTTTTTGTAAAAAATTCACTAGCCAAAAGTTAAATTTTCACGTCAATGTGTGCGCCTAAATGTGGTTGCACAGATTGCTGTAGCATTTGAATCATTTGTTCAGACTGTATTTCCGCTTGATCCATCGTCTGCTTCATCACACTCATTGACGCTTGCTGCTTTAATTGTGTTTGATTCATTAAGATCGATAGCTTGGCAATATCCATTTGCGATCACCTCTACAAATAGTTTAACATACTCATCCTAAATGCAACAATTCTTAGTCCTGATTAACTTTTAATAATTGCAGCACACTGTATTGTTGTTGCATCGCTTGTGCGACCATCATTTGAGCTGCTTGTGCTAAAATATTATGTTTTGTAAACTCCATCATCTCTTTCGCAATATCAGCATCTCGAATTCTTGATTCTGCTTCAGTTAAATTAATCGACATCGTTGAAAGATTGTTAATCGTATGACCTAGTCGATTTTGTGTCGCCCCAAGTCGTGAGCGCTCACGTGAAACTTGATTAATCGCATCATCTAATATATCAATAGCTTGATCTGCACCTTCTTCTGTCGTCAGATCAATCTGATCTACACCTAATGCTTCAGCTCGCATATCATTAATTGAAATTTCAAGATGTTGTCCAGCATTTGCTCCAATTTGGATCCGTTGATTTTGATAGCTGCCATCTAACAATGGTTTTTGGTTAAATTCAGTATCACGGCCAATGCGACTTAACTCATCACGCAATTGATTAATTTCATCCTGCATCGCCTGCACTTCATCATCGGAATACGTCCCATTCCCAGCCTTCACAGCCAACTCTCGCATCCGCTGTAAAATTGCATGACTTTCATGTAGCGCACCTTCAGCCGTCTGTAACAATGAAATGCCGTCTTGAGCATTTCGCATCGCCATATTCAGACCACGAATCTGCGCCCGCATTTTCTCTGAAATCGCTAAGCCTGCCGCATCATCAGCCGCACCATTAATCCTTAAGCCTGAAGATAATCGCATAATTGACCGCTGTGTCATCGAATAATGGAAGTTCATCTGTCTAATTGCAAACATCGCCCCGATATTAGCCCCTAATCGCAACATGCGCACCTCCTTTTTATTGTATTTCCGTCCAAACACTGCTCTATACACTATATATCGGCTTTTGTACCAGATATATAAAGTAAGAAATTAATAAGAGGCTGGTTGTATCCCAGCCTCTTGATCATTACATCCTTAACATTAAAAGTAGAAGTGCTATATATGGTATTAAATGAATGGGTAATGAGATTAGAAATGCTTTAAAATTATTTCTCTTACCACGCCAAGCATATAAAAGGTAGAGTCCACCTATATTTGCAACGGGGAAAAAGAACATCATCAGATACGCCCATACCTTGACTGGTTCAAACGGAGTTGGTGATGGAGCACCTGATCCCATATATGCACCGAGCAAAAGGAAACAAGCTACCACAAAGTGAATTGGAAAAAAACTAAATGTTTTTTCAGCATACCTTACACTCCTTTACCTCTAATCAAGTTTTGGAAAATGATCATAAAACTGAACTAATGAATGTGCGTTACCATCTCGTTTTTTCGGATAAGCTGGAACAACTTGACCAAGCTTATCGGCAACATGTATGTCAACTGCTAGTTGTAAAAAGTCTCCATCAATTGAGTAATTATAGACTTTATGATCAAACTTTTGACTTGCTAAATCCCAGATTGGAACAGCAGACGTTATCATGCCTAGTCCTTTCTTATGAAAATATGTTGGGCGGAAAAATGGTGCCGCATTAAATGTAACTGTTTTTTTCAAATAGCTACCATCAGCTAAGGCTGCTTTAACGACTGCACGATTACTAGACAACGGTAAATAAGACTTGTGTAAATGATGATCTAACATACGATATGACACAATTTGTGCTAAAAATCCACCTAGTGAGTGACCAGTAACATAAGCATTCGCCTTCGGATATGATGAGACGATCTCAGATGCAAATGAAGTTGCTAAAGAACCTTGAAAATTATTACCAGATACATAAATATCGATATCGGCTATTACGTCATAAATGGTTTCAGGTGTCAGACCGAATGCCGTACCACGGTAGCCAATGATAATATCATGGCCTTTCTTCACCGCAACACCACCAAATCCACCTGAAGTAAACCCACCGTCATTCGCTTTAATAATCGTCCAATCGGCAATTTCATCTTTTAACTCATCAAAATGATTATGATTACCGATACTTGAGGCATCGCCAATTTTCTTAAATACATGACTTTCTAAATTGACATAGGCAAGATTACTAATATGCGTTAGCGTACGGTCAGAGACATTATAAACCATTCGATTTTCTTTTATTTCTTCTGAATCAATGATGCCATCTTTATCTGTATCTTTTAATGTTGGGTCAGAGTAGCTAATATAGTAGCCACCATTATAATCGACAAATTCAAGCGTGACTTCCTCACCATCTAATAGACCGTCTCCATCTGTATCTGCAATCGTAAAGTCAGTGAAGACAGTCGTCCCATTACCTAAACGCATGCCATTCTTTTCAAGTTGATCAGGAACGCCATCACAATCACGATCTGATGGACAACCAATAATATCTTCTGCTGATTCATCAAAAATTCCTTCAAGACTATCTGCTTCATCAGCATGATAATACTTTCCACCCGTACTACTTGCGATTCGCTCTAATAAGTGTTGATCAACACCACTTCCTAGACCAATCGTAAAAATTTTGATCTGATGCTCATTCGCATAATCAAGCGCCAAATCATCCCAGCTTCCTTGTCCATCCGTTAAAAACACGACAAATTTTGAATGATCTACTGAACCGTTATCGACTAACTCCTCTAAAGCCATCACGATACCGCTAAAAAGATTTGTGCCACCACTTTGATCAACTAAATCAATTGCTGCTTTAACCGCTACTTTATCAGTGATTAATCCACTATGAAGCGTAGCATAACTATCAAAATCAATCACTGCAGCACGGTCACCTTCTTTTAATTTATCAGTAAATGCTTTGGAAGCTTTCTTTCTTAAATCATTGGGATCATTACTAGACATACTACTTGATGAGTCAATCGCAAAAGCAACATCAGTATTGCCCTTTTCAGCTTCAGTCGCTTCATCAAATGGACGGATCTCATTTTCCCAAACAGCATCCCAAATCACGCCATTTAATAATAAATAGACACTAAAATGTTCTACTGTTGCTGTGACTGAGTGACTTTCTGGGTCATGCGTTTGATTTTCTAAACGCTCTAACCGTTGTTCAGCTTCATTGTAATAAAAAATTTCTGGTCTAAACTCATCAGTCACAACCGATTCATCATAAACAAAGGTCATCTCTGCTTCGTCAAAATCAATCTCCGTATTAAAATCAAATGGCGCACCTAAATAACCAGGAATATCTTCAGATAAGAACCAATTAGTACCTGACATATTCGTAATCGTTGTTGATGTGACATCAGCAGCGCGTGAATCAATCGTCACTTGTGGATTCACATAAGGATCACGTTCAATTTCATCCGTCTTAGATGTATAAGAAACGATCTCATCACCGTCTAAAACGCCATTACCGTCAGTATCTGGTTCAAGCGGATCAAAGCCAAGTGATTCTTCATTGGCGTCTAAAGACGATGTCGACTATTTAATTGACAAAGTCGGTGAACACGATCGAGAAATATATAAAATAAAAAATACTCTTGAAAACCAAACGTCAAACGAATAGAGGATGATCTATTCGTTATTTTTTTATATCGGACAATTTTTGATTTGAAAAGCTGTAAAAAGTCCGTAGTCGGGCGACTTCGGACTTTTTGCCTTAAAAAATCTGCGAAGATATCCCTAGTCGGGACAACTACGGACTATTTTTGACTTAAAAAGTGAGAATATGTCCGTAGTCAACTTCGGACATTTTTTAGTTTTTTATATAGAAATTTGTCCGATATAGAGTAATCGCTTTTTAACCTCTAGCTAATATACTGTAACACTTTCCATCAAAATCTAAAGAATCATACTTGTATTGTATTGATCTTAAAATTCCCTATCAACACTTGATAACTCTTATTTCCTTCTTTTCTTATGTCTCTTCTTTTTACCTTTTTGATTGATCGAAATAGTCAACCTTCTCTGCCTCTTAGGGATTCTATTGCGTAATGAGCCCATATACATTTCAGCAAGTGGATAGAAAGATTCCAATTCATCTGGAAATAACTCAAAATCCAGTTCAACAATTTTTCGATCATTGCCTAAATTAAGACCTGCTTGTTCCATTGATTCAATACTTGGCAAGAAAGGAATCTCCTGATTAGAGCGGAGATGAATTAAAAACAAGTCATTTAATCCATCAGCCAAAAAGTGACGAAAATCTACGGCATTCATTTTTTGGTACTTATTCGCACTTAACAACATATATTTATAATGTTCAGCCGCCAACTCCAGTTCACCAATTTGATGAAAAAAGCTCCCTAACGTATAACGAGCCTCTGTCTGATATCGATCAATTGATAAAGCATGCTCAAGTACACACGCTGTAAGTTCAGGACGATTTCCTGTAAAATAGAGATTAGCCAGCCTTGTCCAAAGATAAGCATTATTCGGTTCCTCATTCAACAAATTCAAAAGATGTTCCTCAGCATCAGAACAGTAAAGATGCCAACTTCCATCAAATAGCCGATACTCCCCAAGCTCACACCTATTATCCTCAATTGGAGAGTCATGCATCACCATCCCAGCTAGTATAGCTATATTAAATTCAACAGGCATTTCCCAATTCCCAGCATCATTACAATGCTTACAACGAAAATAGCCTGTTGTTTGAGCGATTTTATCTGAGTCAGCCTTTTTGGGCTTCTGATCAACATTAACTAAGATCAATCCAACATTATATTTCCCTTTACGCTCACAACTTTTGCACTTAACCATGAAAAAATTATCTGGATATCTACTTTCAATCTTGTCCTTATTTCGATTAATCAATTTTGCATACGTTCCAGGTAATTTAGAAACAGTCGGACTTTCAGGTAACTCATCAATTGGTTTCTTCGTGATTGTTTGAATCAATCGTGGATTAATTTGTGCCAAAATATTTGCCTTCTTTCTATCTTTAAAATTATAAATGGATTGATTGTGACTGCTATACTAAAAGAGACAGCTATTGCTCGATAAAATAAGCACTTATTGGTCTACATATTTTAATAGCAATAGCTCTCTAACTAACAAAAATTATATCATTATGATACTCTAGATTTTTCATTACCTGCTCATTTAATTTCAAGTCATAGTTCGCGTTACGCCTTATGTTCAAACGCTCTTCATTTTTCTTTCCAACAAATTGAGAAACTTTAATTCTAGAATTAGCATCAAACGTGATCAATCCGATGTCAAATAATTTATCAAATGTTGGCGTTAACAAAAAGCCATTATCAACGCTAATTCTTTCCTGATTATCGCTCACTGCCCAAGGCTTTATGTGACTAGCTATTAAGAGTTTTTTATTGTCTACTTTCGTTATTATACACCTTGAATACTTTTTCAATAATTCATTCTTAAATACACCTTGTCCAATTCTTGCATTAATAATTGCTTTCCTTGTCGTTTCTGATATGGAGTAATCTTGCTCCGTTTCATACAAAAGATTCTGCTCAAAATTATTTGTCGTTTCACGTGAAGAAAGATAATAATATTTGAATTGTTTCAATGAATTACTATACATCTTATTTCCTCGTTTATCTTTTGCTAAAAAATCAGGATTCAATAAAATTAACGTAATGGCCATCTCAAGTTCTAATGCTTCCATTTCCATAAGCGGTTTCTTAATCACACCAATTTGTATCATTTCTTTTGAAATTGTATTTACAGCTCTACTATATTTATCAATAGAACTGTCTGCTAATGCGGTATTAGTGTGTAGCCATTCCGAAAATTCCATTTGTGGTTATCCCCCTATCTCAACGCCATTATAGACCAAATATTTCAATCAAACAAGAAGAACGTTATTATTATACTAAAGATAAACAAGACTTCTACCCATTACTGGAAGAAGCAATTACAAGCCAAGAAACAATCTATCAATGGCGTAGAAAATACGTTAGAGCAAACAAAAGTAATGTCGTTCCCACACTTACAGCAAACATGGGAACTGGTGGCCATAACGTTCCACTGATCTTGTCCGATACTGGCATCAGAAAACTAACACCAAGAGAATGCTTTAACGTGCAAGGCTTTCCAAAAGATTATAAGCTACCTGACCTTGCAGTCTCACATCTCTACAAACAAGCAGGTAATTCTGTAGTCGTTCCAGTTATTAAAAGGATTGCAGAACAAATTCTATTAGCACTTGAAGAAACTAAGACGGATTACAATGAGCAGTTAGAGTTAGTTGTAATGGAGCGATAGAAATTAAATATCTGGATTAAATATTGGTCATCGTGAGAAGCAATGATTGGTTTGGCTACCTCACGATGACTATTCTTTTTCTTAGCTATCACAAAAAATACTTTAGACAACCGCATTCACTAATTAGTTAATATAATTATAGGTAAACTTTGTCAAAATCATTTATCTTTCCAATCTTGAATTTGCTTCATAAGTCGATCTTGTTCCATACAAAAACTTTCTTTTATAATAATTTCTTCGGGTAGTGGCGGGAGTTGGTTTATCATGCTTATCAATAGGCTTAAAACTTCTTTAGAAAATTTATTGATCTCATCATAGCTACCAATCATTTTATCTCCAAATAAATGTACATTATTTCGGTAATTCCTAATTACCTCTAATTCGGCTTGATTAAAGTGCTTAAAAATGACTTTATTAGCTACATAAAAATCGATTAATTCAGATAACATTATCTTATTAATTGATGGTATTTCTTTCTTTTTCTTGATAAAATCCTTTATACTCTTTATCAGGCTCTTTCTATTTTTCCCTGTCAATCCTTCAATTTTTAAGTTCTGATTATTTTTTACAATTTTCTTTAAATCATCATTAAATAATTTTATTGCTTCCTCAACCTGTTTAATAGAGTTGTTGTTCCAGCTACCCCAGAAACTATTCAGGTAATCTTCATGATAAACAGCTAAAAACATTTGAAGTGAACTTTCTAATAAAGATCCCAAATTAGTCCAATATTGAATTAGAACGCCCCGTTTAGCAGCAATCTCATCCTGTGTAAACTTATTCTCAAGTTTATGATTGCTGTTAATGAGTTTTTCAATAGGTGACGAAAACGTTAAAGCAATTCCTCTATAATTTAGGAGAGTATTTTCCGTCAAATAATTTTTATCTTCCATTGTTTTTGATAGTAATTCCACATAACTTACTAAATATATGCTATAATCCTCAATGTTTTTTAATGTTTCATCTGTTTTCATTTGATAGAATTTTTCATTGTATTCATTATTTGCAATCTCAAAGTTTTTCTTTTCTCCCATTGAATCATTTCTCCCTTATTGTAAGTTTATTTTGTAAAACAAAAAAACACACTTGTAATTAGTGTGTCGGTAGATAAAAACATAAGCTTTCTTCATAAAACTAAATTATTACGATTTTAAAATCCCGGCTTCCCCACCTTTTTAGATTATTTATTTAAAATTTTTATACGTGACCATGCCTCCCTAAACACAATTTCTACTTCACTATATATTATAAAGATAACGTTCTAAAATACACAGTCTGCTAAAATTAGTTTAATTTTCTTTTTTAATGATCGTTATTACTCTATTCAAATTCGGCAACAAATTAAATTGCGTAATCTCTAAAACTTTCAAATCTTTTTCTTGTTCAAGTTCTTTTGCGATTAGTAAAACAGCGTTGTCTAGTTTTCTTTTTTCGTTCGTTAGTTGCTGATCGTTTAATTGTTTGAATACTGGGTCTAGTTTAGTTAGTCCTTCAACGATTGATGTAAACATATTTACTGCATGATCGAGTTGTTTTTCTCTGATTAGTTTTTGAAAGTGTTCGGTTGCTTCGATCATAGTCTTAATAATATTGATTAGTTGTTGGGATTCTTGTTTGTCTATATTTTTCATACGTCACCTCTAATTTTGTTTTTCTATGTAATATTATAGCTTATTTAACCATTACTTTGTTTTTTTGTAAAAAAAGACTCCAACCAAATTTGGCTAGAGTCTTATTTAAATTAATTATACAATTATTGTAGTAATTGTAGGACACCTTGAGGTGTTTGGTTAGCTTGTGCTAGCATTGATTGTGCAGCTTGAGTAAGGATGTTATTCTTAGTGAATTCCATCATTTCTTTCGCCATATCTACGTCACGGATACGTGATTCAGCAGCTGTTAGGTTTTCTTGTGAAGCACCTAAGTTGTTGATTGTGTGCTCAAGACGGTTTTGGATCGCACCTAATTTAGCGCGCTGAGTTGAAACAACGTTTGTAGCATCTTGAATTGTTTTAATTGCTGCATCTGCATCTTCCTGGCTACTGATAGATAATCCTGGGAATTCAACATTCCCTGCTGATAATTCATCACCATTTGCATCAACAAGTACTACAGCGTCAGCCTTAGCTTCAATTCCATCTTTAGCATCATTGACTTTTACACCTTCTACAGCAACATAAGTACTATTTCCATCTACTTCAACTTGAATAGCGAAAACTTCGTCTCCATCCATTAAAGCTTGAATTCCAGCTAATCCATCGCCACTACCATCAACAAAACCAAGGTCTTTTGCTACATCAGCATCTAATGTTTCTGCTGTTAAAGTAACAGTTTTTGTAATACCAATACTAGATGCATCCATAGCATCAATTGATACAGTCATGTTTTGGCCTTGATTTGCACCAATATGGAATACCTTCCCAGTGAATTTTCCACCCAGTAAGTTTTGTGTGTTAAATTCTGTTCTTCCCGCAATATCATTAATTTCTTCAATTAATGCGTTTAACTCTTCTTGCATTGCATCGCGATCAACTACGTTCATGTTTGTATCGTTTGAAGCTTGAACTGCTAATTCATTCATTCTTTGTAAAATCGCATGTGTTTCAGTTAATGCACCTTCTGCTGTTTGGATTAATGAAATGCCGTCAAGTGCGTTCTTTTGTGCCATTTCAAGACCGCGGATTTGACCACGCATTTTTTCAGAGATTGCAAGACCTGCAGCGTCATCTCCTGCGCGGTTAATACGTAAACCTGAAGATAGTTTTTCTAATGATTTTTGTACGTTGTTTGTGTTACCTGTTAGTTGGCGGTGTGTATTTAACGCCGCAATGTTGTGGTTAATTCTCATTTCTTTTTCCTCCTTGAATTGTTTATTATAATGCCACATCCTTGTGGCAAGCATCAGGATAAAAGCGGCCGTCTTTCATCCTGTTATTGCTTTCAATAAGTATATCGGACTATCATTTAAAATGTTTAATCTTTTTTATAAAAAAATTATTTTTTATTTAATAGATCTAATATATTAAGTTGATTGTTCAATGCCTGTTTATTTTGTTCTTGAATTTCTAAGTAAATCTCTTTTCTATGCACATCTATTTCTTTAGGTGCGGTGATGCCGAGTTTAATTTGATCGCCTTCAATTGCGACAATTTTGACTTCTATGTTTTCTCCAATTTGGATCGCTTCGTTTAATCGACGGGTTAGGACGAGCATGATTAATTCCCCCGCTTCTGTTTAGCTGTAATCGGTGTTTGGATCGCATGTCGTTTGTTGTTCGTGATGTATTGCTTAGCAAGCTTCTTCTTATAATTAATAATCAGTGGTGCTTGCAAGTTAATCGTGCTGTCTGCAAAATTTTCTTTTAATGTGACGATACTTAATAATGTGACGTCTTGTTCTGATTCAATTTCTAGTAATTCCTGTGTTGCATCGTCAATTTTCAGCTCATAGTCTTGATAGAGCTGATGTGGTGGGATGACAACAAAGGCGATATTGGCATCAGTAATTGACTGCAATACGAGAAATGATGGGTTATCAGGAATATCGAGTAAAATAAATTTCTTTTCATCAGGGAAACCTAAAATACCGTTTGGAAAGGTAATTATATCTGCTTCGTAAATGGTAACTTCACCAAAATATTTCGTTTGTATTTTCATCATTCAGACCCTTCTTTTAAATTAACATTTCAAAGCCGAAGCTTCGATAGTATAGATTGTCAAAATCAATAACTAAATCTTGTTCCTGTTTAATCCCTGTTGTAACACGTCCTGGTGTATATGTCATGATCGGTTTATTGGTTGTATGGCGAATTATCGGTTGATTTGGTTCGATACGAATATCAACTTCTGCTGGTTGATAATCTGTTTTTACTGAAAAAACAGATGGAATAAATTTAATGTTAACCATTTTCGGATCTTTATGTGCGTTACGCGTCGCTTGGGCAATGAGTGGATTACCACCATTTTCAATTTTCATTAATTCATCGCCTTCTCGTCTGCGTTTTGCGATTGCTTCCATAAAGTTTTGGTAGCCTTCACGTGCCCAATCATTACGTGATACTAGTGGGCTCTTTAACCCCATATCGTACCATGC
This window contains:
- a CDS encoding tetratricopeptide repeat protein — encoded protein: MAQINPRLIQTITKKPIDELPESPTVSKLPGTYAKLINRNKDKIESRYPDNFFMVKCKSCERKGKYNVGLILVNVDQKPKKADSDKIAQTTGYFRCKHCNDAGNWEMPVEFNIAILAGMVMHDSPIEDNRCELGEYRLFDGSWHLYCSDAEEHLLNLLNEEPNNAYLWTRLANLYFTGNRPELTACVLEHALSIDRYQTEARYTLGSFFHQIGELELAAEHYKYMLLSANKYQKMNAVDFRHFLADGLNDLFLIHLRSNQEIPFLPSIESMEQAGLNLGNDRKIVELDFELFPDELESFYPLAEMYMGSLRNRIPKRQRRLTISINQKGKKKRHKKRRK
- a CDS encoding YjfB family protein, which codes for MDIAKLSILMNQTQLKQQASMSVMKQTMDQAEIQSEQMIQMLQQSVQPHLGAHIDVKI
- a CDS encoding cation-translocating P-type ATPase produces the protein MNYYQLEKEDVLKQLDVDQSGLSSAEVKARQERDGFNELEEEEKRSTLGLFLDSFKDAMVIILLVAAVVQFLLGEYIETIVIVVVLIMNAVISVVQTKKAESSLDALKQMSAPAAKVIRDGEKQTIPARELVRGDIVFLEAGDYIPADGRVIESGSLQVNEGMLTGESEVVDKTDAVITDEVALGDRVNLVFSSALVTNGRATYVVTETGTKTEIGKIANLLNTAEQKLTPLQQKLDAFSKKLGIWILILSVGIFAIQAARIWFGDESVDLTTELLQALMFAVAVAVAAIPEALQSIVTIVLSVGTNKMAKQHAIIRKLPAVETLGSTSVICTDKTGTLTQNKMTVVDYFVPGQDKQNIDHDPSTWSNSESLLVKIAVLCNDSYIDASGAEVGDPTEVALINFSNKNGQPYQSVRDTYVRLNEIPFDSDRKLMSTLHDLDGERMMLTKGGPDVMFSRAKSILVNGKELPLDQTWRDQLIEQNEAFSKKALRVLAFGYKKFPSEKQQLSFDDEHDLVLVGLLAMIDPPREAVYSAIEETRAAGIKTVMITGDHKTTAEAIGRDIGLMDEGDIAVTGQELDAMSEAELNEKLESISVYARVSPENKIRIVKAWQAKNQISAMTGDGVNDAPALKQADIGIAMGSGTDVSKDASAMILTDDNFVSIVKAVEVGRTVFDNIKKAIAYLFSGNLGAIIAILFAVALGLPNPFTALQLLFINLVNDSLPAIALGMEKSEPDVMNRKPRSIDEGIFAGDTLRSVITRGSFIGIAVIISHLVGLETSVEMGVAMAFTTLILSRTLQTFAARSNQQTIFGVGIMTNKYVLAAVIFCLGLYGLTVLPGLREIFAIPAEFGLAEWGIASGLAVGAVLLMEISKAIFIKIIKR
- a CDS encoding VWA domain-containing protein; translated protein: MNPQVTIDSRAADVTSTTITNMSGTNWFLSEDIPGYLGAPFDFNTEIDFDEAEMTFVYDESVVTDEFRPEIFYYNEAEQRLERLENQTHDPESHSVTATVEHFSVYLLLNGVIWDAVWENEIRPFDEATEAEKGNTDVAFAIDSSSSMSSNDPNDLRKKASKAFTDKLKEGDRAAVIDFDSYATLHSGLITDKVAVKAAIDLVDQSGGTNLFSGIVMALEELVDNGSVDHSKFVVFLTDGQGSWDDLALDYANEHQIKIFTIGLGSGVDQHLLERIASSTGGKYYHADEADSLEGIFDESAEDIIGCPSDRDCDGVPDQLEKNGMRLGNGTTVFTDFTIADTDGDGLLDGEEVTLEFVDYNGGYYISYSDPTLKDTDKDGIIDSEEIKENRMVYNVSDRTLTHISNLAYVNLESHVFKKIGDASSIGNHNHFDELKDEIADWTIIKANDGGFTSGGFGGVAVKKGHDIIIGYRGTAFGLTPETIYDVIADIDIYVSGNNFQGSLATSFASEIVSSYPKANAYVTGHSLGGFLAQIVSYRMLDHHLHKSYLPLSSNRAVVKAALADGSYLKKTVTFNAAPFFRPTYFHKKGLGMITSAVPIWDLASQKFDHKVYNYSIDGDFLQLAVDIHVADKLGQVVPAYPKKRDGNAHSLVQFYDHFPKLD
- a CDS encoding flagellin N-terminal helical domain-containing protein — encoded protein: MLRLGANIGAMFAIRQMNFHYSMTQRSIMRLSSGLRINGAADDAAGLAISEKMRAQIRGLNMAMRNAQDGISLLQTAEGALHESHAILQRMRELAVKAGNGTYSDDEVQAMQDEINQLRDELSRIGRDTEFNQKPLLDGSYQNQRIQIGANAGQHLEISINDMRAEALGVDQIDLTTEEGADQAIDILDDAINQVSRERSRLGATQNRLGHTINNLSTMSINLTEAESRIRDADIAKEMMEFTKHNILAQAAQMMVAQAMQQQYSVLQLLKVNQD